A single region of the Bacteroides luhongzhouii genome encodes:
- a CDS encoding MmcQ/YjbR family DNA-binding protein: MNIEEFREYCLSFKGVHEKMPFPNVPDKYSRDVLCFYVADKWFCFVNIEIFDFCCIKCNPDESGELQTEYAGIKPGWHMNKKYWISVYFNQDVPDEKIKELVSNSYDIVVKSLTKKEREML, translated from the coding sequence ATGAATATCGAAGAATTTAGAGAATATTGCCTGTCTTTTAAGGGAGTCCATGAGAAGATGCCGTTTCCCAATGTGCCCGACAAATATAGCCGTGACGTTCTATGCTTTTATGTAGCGGACAAATGGTTCTGTTTCGTTAATATTGAGATTTTCGATTTTTGTTGCATCAAATGTAATCCTGATGAATCCGGAGAACTGCAAACTGAATATGCTGGTATAAAACCAGGCTGGCACATGAATAAAAAATATTGGATCAGTGTTTATTTCAATCAAGACGTACCTGATGAGAAAATCAAAGAGCTTGTAAGCAACTCCTACGATATTGTAGTTAAAAGTTTGACAAAGAAAGAACGGGAAATGCTATAA
- a CDS encoding RteC domain-containing protein — translation MPYLHLIDEAIGLLNTEIRLIEWRIKYPEQLKQQIEKQKPSPLYLADKTPLINIMEMVSGLFLSKDIVYQNGKPAYLVDLSKGFEWLFNIKISDCHQKHEDVIKRKPGKLTEFLNGLADLIQKEHDKKGYR, via the coding sequence ATACCCTATTTGCATTTAATTGATGAAGCGATAGGACTACTAAACACTGAAATACGCCTTATTGAATGGCGCATCAAATATCCGGAACAACTCAAACAGCAGATTGAAAAACAAAAACCTTCCCCTCTCTACCTCGCTGATAAAACACCCCTTATCAATATCATGGAAATGGTAAGCGGCTTGTTCCTCTCCAAAGACATCGTATATCAAAATGGCAAACCTGCCTACTTGGTAGACTTATCCAAAGGATTTGAATGGTTGTTTAATATCAAGATAAGCGACTGTCACCAAAAACATGAGGACGTAATAAAACGAAAGCCGGGTAAACTTACCGAATTTCTTAATGGACTGGCAGACCTTATCCAAAAGGAACACGACAAGAAAGGATATAGATAA
- a CDS encoding helix-turn-helix domain-containing protein, with the protein MYIENNEFSEWMQKLYAKLEELCKDIRVLRNADKVLPEDDNLLDNQDLCLLFKVSIKTLQRYRAIGALPYFTISGKVYYKASDVREFIKERFSVTTLRKFEKEHCTKKKK; encoded by the coding sequence ATGTATATAGAAAATAACGAGTTCAGCGAATGGATGCAGAAATTATATGCCAAGCTGGAAGAACTTTGCAAGGATATACGGGTACTGCGCAATGCAGACAAGGTATTGCCCGAAGATGATAACCTGCTGGATAATCAAGACTTGTGCCTGTTGTTCAAAGTTAGTATCAAAACCCTGCAACGCTACCGGGCTATCGGTGCGCTGCCGTACTTCACTATCAGCGGAAAAGTGTATTACAAGGCTTCCGATGTTCGGGAGTTCATTAAGGAAAGATTTAGCGTTACTACATTGCGCAAGTTCGAGAAAGAACACTGCACAAAGAAAAAGAAATGA
- a CDS encoding relaxase/mobilization nuclease domain-containing protein, translating to MIGKIKKGSGFKGCVNYVLGKEQAVLLHADGVLTESRGDIIRSFCMQTGMNPDLKKPVGHIALSYSAVDAPKLTDEKMIQLAQEYMREMKITDTQYIIVRHQDREHPHVHIVFNRIDNNGKTISDRNDMYRNEQVCKKLKAKHGLYFAKGKEQVKQHRLKEPDKSKYEIYTAVKNEIGKSRNWQQLQERLAEKDITIQFKHKGQTSEIQGISFSKGEYTFKGSEIDRSFSFSKLDRYFGDAGMNVAESQRQTAFAPIREQIPTRSNAESLFISGSLGLFSAAPSPVDEEPNLNLRKKKKKKKQLKL from the coding sequence ATGATTGGAAAAATAAAAAAGGGAAGCGGTTTTAAGGGTTGTGTGAACTATGTGCTTGGTAAGGAGCAGGCGGTTTTGCTTCATGCGGACGGAGTTCTGACCGAAAGCCGGGGCGATATAATCCGCAGCTTCTGTATGCAGACCGGGATGAATCCCGACTTAAAGAAACCTGTCGGACACATTGCGTTAAGCTATTCGGCGGTGGACGCACCCAAACTGACGGATGAGAAGATGATACAGCTTGCGCAGGAGTATATGCGTGAAATGAAAATCACCGATACGCAGTATATCATCGTGCGCCATCAAGACCGGGAGCATCCACACGTGCATATCGTGTTCAACCGTATAGACAACAACGGAAAGACTATTTCGGACAGGAACGATATGTACCGTAACGAGCAGGTATGCAAGAAGCTGAAAGCCAAACATGGGCTTTATTTCGCCAAGGGGAAAGAGCAGGTGAAACAGCATCGATTGAAAGAGCCGGACAAGTCGAAATACGAGATTTACACGGCTGTGAAAAACGAAATCGGCAAATCCCGTAACTGGCAGCAGTTACAGGAGCGGTTAGCGGAAAAGGATATTACTATCCAATTCAAGCACAAGGGGCAGACAAGTGAGATACAGGGCATATCCTTTTCCAAAGGCGAATACACGTTTAAGGGTTCGGAGATAGACCGCAGTTTCAGTTTCTCCAAACTGGATAGATATTTCGGAGATGCAGGAATGAATGTTGCCGAAAGTCAACGGCAAACAGCTTTCGCACCCATTCGGGAACAAATACCCACACGGAGCAATGCTGAAAGTTTGTTTATAAGTGGTTCGCTCGGTCTGTTTTCTGCAGCACCGTCTCCGGTGGATGAAGAGCCGAACTTGAATTTGAGAAAGAAGAAGAAAAAGAAAAAACAACTTAAATTGTAA
- a CDS encoding MobC family plasmid mobilization relaxosome protein, whose amino-acid sequence MRKIQDKPGGRPAKKRTEKQKKVVSTKLTELQYYAIRKRAGEAGVRISEYVRQAVISAEVIPRLSRQDADAIRKLVGEANNINQLAHRANAGGFALVAVELVKLKNRIIEIINHLSDDWKNKKGKRF is encoded by the coding sequence ATGAGAAAGATACAGGACAAGCCGGGCGGTCGTCCGGCAAAGAAACGGACGGAAAAGCAGAAAAAGGTAGTCAGTACGAAGCTGACCGAGTTGCAGTATTACGCCATCAGGAAGCGAGCCGGGGAAGCCGGGGTGCGCATCAGTGAATATGTCCGGCAAGCAGTTATTTCGGCAGAGGTCATACCCCGGCTGAGCAGGCAGGATGCAGATGCTATCCGCAAGCTGGTAGGGGAAGCCAACAATATCAATCAGCTGGCGCATAGGGCAAATGCCGGAGGTTTCGCATTGGTGGCGGTGGAACTGGTGAAGCTCAAAAATAGGATTATTGAAATCATAAATCATTTGTCGGATGATTGGAAAAATAAAAAAGGGAAGCGGTTTTAA
- a CDS encoding toprim domain-containing protein, with the protein MNIEDVKQISIADYLHSLGYSPVKQQGNGLWYKSPLREEHEASFKVNTDRNLWYDFGAGKGGNIIALAKELYGSDSLPYLLNRIAEQTPHVRPVSFSFPQRRTEPSFQHLEVRDLTHPALLRYLQGRGINIELAKRECKELHFTNNGRPFFAIGFPNMAGGYEVRNSFFKGCIAPKDITHIRQQGEPREKCLVFEGFMDYLSFLTLRMRNCPTMPDLDRQDYVILNSTANVSKAIDVLSPYERIHCMLDNDKAGFEATRAIELEYSYHVRDFSHNYRGYSDLNDYLCGRKQEQKNAASQTQETKQETGQRAAPRQKRGMGI; encoded by the coding sequence ATGAACATCGAAGATGTGAAACAAATATCCATCGCAGACTATCTGCACAGTTTAGGTTACTCTCCCGTCAAGCAGCAGGGTAACGGCTTATGGTACAAATCACCGTTAAGAGAGGAACACGAAGCGTCCTTTAAGGTGAATACAGACCGCAACCTTTGGTATGACTTTGGCGCAGGCAAAGGCGGCAACATCATCGCACTGGCAAAGGAACTTTACGGTTCGGACAGTTTGCCCTACCTCTTAAACCGGATAGCGGAACAGACACCGCACGTCCGCCCGGTCAGTTTTTCTTTTCCCCAGCGTAGGACAGAGCCGAGCTTCCAGCATTTGGAAGTCCGTGACCTTACCCATCCGGCATTGCTCCGTTACTTGCAGGGACGGGGTATCAATATCGAACTGGCAAAAAGAGAATGTAAGGAACTCCATTTTACCAATAACGGTAGACCGTTCTTTGCTATCGGTTTCCCGAACATGGCAGGAGGTTACGAGGTTCGCAACTCCTTTTTCAAAGGCTGCATCGCCCCGAAAGACATCACCCACATACGACAGCAGGGAGAGCCGAGGGAGAAGTGTTTGGTGTTCGAGGGTTTCATGGACTACCTCTCTTTCCTTACGCTCCGCATGAGAAACTGTCCGACCATGCCCGACCTTGACAGGCAGGATTATGTCATTCTTAACTCTACCGCCAATGTGTCGAAAGCCATTGACGTGCTGTCCCCGTATGAGCGCATCCACTGTATGCTTGATAATGACAAGGCAGGGTTTGAAGCGACACGGGCTATCGAACTGGAATACTCCTACCATGTACGTGACTTCTCGCACAATTATAGGGGCTATTCGGACTTGAACGATTACCTGTGCGGCAGGAAGCAGGAGCAGAAAAACGCAGCCAGCCAAACGCAGGAAACTAAGCAGGAAACCGGACAACGTGCCGCCCCAAGACAGAAAAGGGGTATGGGCATTTAG
- a CDS encoding AAA family ATPase: MENKKKEETEQGIAMTKEDFATLWKTIHLKVTDTYEVPPEILWVNGSTIGTLGNFSASTGKAKSKKTFNISAIVAAALKNDEVLKYSAYLPPNKRKILYVDTEQSKYHCHKVMERILRLAGLPTDKDREDFVFIVLREQTPDKRKQIIGYMLENMPDVGLLIIDGIRDLMYDINSPSESTDLINLLMRWSSGYNLHIHTVLHLNKGDDNTRGHIGTELNNKAETVLQITKSQQDGNISEVKAMHIRDREFDPFAFRINDNALPEVVDGYVFKQPSQDRGFPLAELTEQQHRTALENGFGKQVIYGYENVLKTLKQGYASIGYKRGRNIHVELNKFLVNKRMIVKEGRGYRYNPDFHY, from the coding sequence ATGGAAAACAAGAAGAAAGAGGAAACCGAACAAGGTATAGCCATGACGAAAGAGGATTTTGCGACCCTTTGGAAAACCATTCATTTAAAAGTGACGGACACTTATGAAGTGCCGCCCGAAATTCTTTGGGTGAACGGTTCTACCATTGGCACGTTGGGCAATTTCAGCGCATCCACAGGCAAAGCCAAGAGCAAAAAGACATTCAACATTTCCGCTATCGTTGCGGCAGCGTTGAAGAATGACGAGGTGCTGAAGTATTCGGCATACCTGCCACCGAACAAACGGAAAATCCTCTATGTAGATACCGAGCAGAGCAAATACCATTGCCACAAGGTCATGGAGCGTATTTTGCGGCTTGCCGGACTGCCGACAGACAAGGATAGGGAGGATTTTGTTTTCATCGTGCTAAGGGAACAGACCCCCGACAAACGGAAGCAGATTATCGGCTATATGCTTGAAAATATGCCCGATGTGGGGTTGCTCATCATTGACGGAATCCGTGACTTGATGTATGACATCAACAGTCCGAGCGAATCGACTGACCTAATCAATCTCTTGATGCGCTGGTCAAGCGGATATAACCTGCATATCCATACCGTACTGCATTTGAACAAGGGGGATGACAACACAAGGGGGCATATTGGCACGGAACTGAACAACAAGGCTGAAACCGTCCTGCAAATCACGAAAAGCCAGCAGGACGGTAACATAAGCGAGGTAAAGGCGATGCACATACGTGACCGGGAGTTTGACCCGTTCGCATTCCGTATCAATGACAACGCATTACCCGAAGTTGTGGACGGTTATGTATTCAAGCAGCCCAGCCAAGACAGGGGCTTTCCACTGGCAGAACTGACGGAACAACAGCACAGGACGGCTTTGGAAAACGGCTTTGGCAAACAGGTTATATATGGTTACGAGAATGTCCTAAAGACCTTGAAACAGGGTTATGCGAGTATCGGCTACAAGCGTGGACGCAATATCCATGTGGAACTGAACAAGTTCCTTGTGAACAAGCGCATGATTGTGAAAGAGGGCAGGGGCTACCGTTATAATCCCGATTTCCATTATTAA